GTTCCGCCATGATTAGGCTCCCATCAGGCGCAGAAGCACCTCGTCGTACGCTTCCTCCACGCCACCCATGTCCCTGCGGAACCGGTCTTTGTCCAGCTTCTTGCCCGTCTTTGCGTCCCAAAACCGGCAGGTGTCCGGGGAAATCTCGTCGGCCAGAATGATCGTCCCGTCGGGAAGCCGGCCAAACTCCAGCTTGAAATCGACCAGCTGGATCCCCACCCCGGCGAGATACTGGGAAAGAATCTCGTTGATCCGGAAACTGTACGTGGCGATGGTCTCCAGTTCTGCGGGAGTGGCCAGATTCATTGCGGCGATGTGGTACTGGTTGACCATCGGATCCCCCAGCTCGTCGTTCTTGTAGGAATACTCCAGCACCGTCCGGGAAAGCTTCGTCCCTTCGGCAAGCCCCAGCCGCTTGGACAGCGAGCCGGCGGCGATGTTGCGGACGATCACCTCAAGCGGCACGATGGACACCTTCTTGCACAGCGTCTCCCGATCAGAGAGCTGCTTGACCACATGGGTGGGGATCCCTTTGTCGGAGAGGAGCTCCATCAAATGGTTGCTCACCTTGTTGTTCACCACCCCTTTGCCGGCGATCGTCCCTTTCTTCAGGCCGTTGAACGCCGTCGCGTCATCCTTGTACTGGATGATCACCAGATTCGGATCGTCCGTGGCAAATACTTTCTTCGCCTTCCCTTCATACAACTGCTGGTTTTTCTGCATCACTACCCCCTCATATGCAAACAGGGTTTCCGTTACGAGCGGAAACCCTGTTCTACGGTTGCGTTTTCCTGGAGCACCGCAGCCTTCATCCGGCTGCGCTCCGTGGTGAGCTTTGCGGTAAGATCCGGCTCGCCAAGGGCCAGAATCTCAGCGGCAAGGTATGCTGCGTTCTTGGCGCCATCCACCGCTACGGTGGCCACCGGGATGCCGCTGGGCATCTGGACGGTGGAAAGCAGCGCGTCAATCCCCCCAAGGCTGGCGGAGATGGGCACGCCGATCACCGGAAGAATGGTGTTTGCGGCGATCACGCCGGCAAGGTGCGCCGCCATACCGGCACAGGCGATGATCACCCCCACACCTTTTTCAACGGCGGTGCGGGCGAACGCGATGGCCTCATCCGGTGTGCGATGGGCGCTGTATACCTGTACGGTGAACGGGATTCCCAACGAGTCCAGGACATCCGCGGCCTTCCGTGCAACGGAAAGATCACTGGCGCTCCCCATGACAATGGCGATGGTTTTCATACTTCCTCGTGGTGTGTTGATGCCACCATCCTACCGGGAAGTGCTGTTGCGTGACAAGCAGTTTTGCAACAAAAACACAGAAAACATCGTAACTTTGCAACAGCTCTGCAACAAACAAGGCAAGAGAAAAGGGCGTCCGCCGGGACGCCCCTTTCCGTTACATCCGAATCTCCTTCCGCTGAAACAGCACGTACCCCAGTGCGAAAACCAGAATCACCGACGCGAAGAACGCCGTCATCTGCGGCCAGATCAACAGGACGCTCTGTCCGAACGGCAGAGGGTTGCCCATCATCGCGCCCTGCACCTGGGAGAACAGCACCACCCCCAAAGAGCGGGTCGTCGGGCTGAGCATGGCGACGGACGCCTCCACGTACAGGTTGTACGGGCTGAAACGTCCCAACGCGACGGAAAGCTTCGCCGCCGTGTACTCATCCCCACCGCTGGCAAGAACCGCCACCACCTGGCTGATCATCGGCCAGAAGATCATGAAGAACAGCCACAGGGCGATGGAAACCAACGCCGAGACGGCGCTCTGCCGGAAGATGATGGACATCGTCATGGCGATCATGTACCACAGGAGCCCGTACAGCAGGGTGATCACATAGTACATCAACGCCCGGGCGATCTGCTCCCCTGTCGGCGGCACGCCGAGGAAGAACATGGCGCACCCGATGACCAAAAGCCACAGGGCCAAAAGCACCACACCCATGGCGACCAACGCGCCCAAGGCCTTCCCGAAGAGCAGCACATCCCGGTAGATCGGCTGGGACAGCAACCTGCCCAACGTCCGGTTCTGGTATTCGCTGTTGATGGCGTCAAACCCCAGGGCGATGCCGGTCAGCGGCACCAGAAACGAAATGAACGACATGAACGACGGGATGGGGTTCTGCGCGATGGTGAACAGGGAGAGCAGCATGTAGGAGTCCTCCCCGACATACGAGCGGAGCGTCCGCGTCGCCACGTACAGGCTGGAGCCGGCCGTCAGCAGAATCAAAATCATCAGCACGACCATTCTGACGCTGCCGGTATACTCGCCCAGCTCCTTGACGAACACCACGTCCAGTCCGGTCAACGCCGAACCTTCACGTTCCTTGCTCTTCATGGCTCACCTCCTCGAACGCATGCTGGTAGATATCCCCCAGCGAATGGTACAGCAACGACAACGACATCAGGTTCTCCCCGCTGGCGAATACCGCCTGGGAGACCTTGGCCCGAAGATCGGTGGCGCACTGCAACACCCAATGGGACGAATCCTTGCGCTCCACCTTCCCCACCCCTTGGATGGCGGAGAAGACGGGAAGCAGATCCTTGTCCCCATCCACCTGCACCTCCACCAGCTTGTCCGGACCGAAGTACCGGCGGGACAACTCGTCCAGCGAGCCGTAGCCGATCAACTTGCCTTGGGAGAACAGGCCGACACGGTCACAGACGGACTGCACCTCGTCCAGCTGGTGGCTGGAGATGAGGAACGTCATGCCCTTCTGTTCCTTCAGCGTGCGGATCATCTGCAGAAACTCGGAGGTGCTCTGCGGATCCAACCCTGGGTCGGCTCGTCCAGAATGGCGATCTTCGGCTGTTTGACCAGAATCTCGGCCAGACCCAGACGGCGCTTCATACCGTGGGAGAACGTCCGGGCCTTGTCATGCATCCGGTCGGTCAGCCGCACCGCGTCGAACGCCTCTTCGATCCGCTTCTTCCGCTCATCGGCATCCAAACCGAGGAACCGGGCGGTGTAGTCCACGTTGCCATAGGCGCTCATCGTGTCGTAGAACCCGATGTCATCCGGCATGTAGGCCACCTGCCGCTTGACGGACAGCGGCTTGCGGAACGGATCGCACCCAAGCACGCTGACCGCCCCGGAGGTCGGCTCCAACAGCCCGAGGAGCATCAAGATCGTCGTCGTCTTGCCCGAACCATTGGGTCCGAGCAGACCGAAGACCTCGCCCTCCGTCAGGCTGAACGATATGTCATCCACGGCGGAGACACCCTTGACGTACTGTTTGGTCAGGTGCTCCACCGAAAGGATTTCCTTTTTCTCCATGCTTCAGCCTCCTACCGACGGCCGAATTTCTTCACCGCGAAGACCAGAAGCACCGCAGCCGCGGCGATGATGATCACCGACACGATGCCCCACAGCGACGAGGTGCGCACCGTGATGCGGTACTGCTCGGAGATGTTGCCGGAGTTTTCCGAAGAAGCGGAAAGCGTCAGGCTGTAGTCACCGGTCAGCGCTTCAGAAGACGGACGGATCGTCGCCTTGACCGTCGTGGTGTCCCCCGCAGCCAGGCTTTCCACCGTGGATGGGTTGAACGTCACGTTCCAGTTGGACGGCGTCGACGAACTCAGCTTGATGCCCGACGCGTCCGCCGTGCCGCTGTTCTTCAGCTCCAAGTCAAACACCTTGTCCTTGCCGGCGACCGCAGTGCCGGAAAGCAACCCTCCCTTGCCGGTCAACGAAAGCCTTGCCTGTCCCTGCACTTCCAGATTCTCCGTGACGAACGCGCTGGCTTCCGAGCTCTTGGCCGTCACCGTGACGGGATAGGTTCCTTCCTTCACCCCCTGGGACGGTGTGACCGTCACCTTGATGGTCTCCGACGCGCCCGCCTTGACGGAAAGCGTATTGACGTTCCCCGTACCGTATGCCTGGCTGAACTTGGCGGAGAAGCCATCAGGAAGCTTGGCGTACAGGTCGACCAACGTCTCCGTCGCGCTGTTGTTGCGCAGTTCCACCTGGAAGACGAAATCGGAATCCGGGGAACCCTTGACGGACGGCAGTTCGGTGGACAGAGCCAGACGCTGCGGCAGTTTCTTGCCAAGCGAGACGGTCAGCGGCAGCGTGTACGAGACACCGTCCTGTCCTTTGGCCACCACGTTGAACGAGTAGGTCGAACCGGTCTTCGCCTCATCGCCGGGGATCACCCACAATTGGATGGTAGCGCTCTGCTCCGGCTCGGCGAACACCGCGTCAACCAACGCACCCCCGCCGACGAACTGGGAATCCCAGCCATCCGGCAACCCTTCCACGGAAAGGTTGACCCGCTGCGGAGCGAGATTGTAGTTGCGTACCGTAAGATTGAACGTGATCATCGACGTATCACTGACGTTCAATGAGGGGTAGGTCGTCGAAACGGACAACCCCTGGTACTCGGCGAACACGCATCCTGCGGACAAAGCCAGCAGGAGCCCCAACATCACACCAAATCGAACCTGTTTGCGAACCATACGTATTCCTCCATACGTGCTTTCACGTCAAAAGAAATACACAGGCTTGGTCAAATCGTCAACTTTGTGATAACCGACAGTTGTAGTGTGTTTGTCTGGGAAAAGAGAGAAACACCATCAAAAACGTCACGACATCATGGCATCTGTTGACAGTCGTCACAGATTCCACCGTTTCTTCACATTCACCTTTGACGCTTCATATGAACATCGTGCAACTTCAGGCGCTTGTACGTTTTGACGATTCCTTCCAGACGCCGCTTGCACAGATGGAACGCCGGAACCAGGAAGCAGTCGGCCAGAATCCACGCCACGGGAGAGGCAAAGCAGACGGCGGGGAAGCCCCAGACGGGGACGAACACCAAGGCAACGACGCTCCGGGCGATCATCTCGAACACCCCGGAGAGGATGGCGAACGTCCCGAACCCCATCCCCTGGATCATGAACCGGTAGATGTTCACCCAGGCAAGGGGGAAGTAGAACAGGCTGTTGATAATCAAGAACAGGTGGGATTCGTCTCGGATCTGGTCCTGTCCTGCGCTGAGGAACAGCATGCTGAGATCGCCGCCCCAGAAATACATCACAGCGAACGCCGCTGCCGAATACAGCGCCGCAACCAGCGAGCAGTCCAGAATACCGGTCCTCAGTCGGTCAAACTTCCCCGCACCGGTGTTCTGGCCTCCGAAGGTGGCCATCGTTGTCCCCATGGCGTCAAACGGCGTGCAGAAGAACAGGCTGATGCGCGAGCCGGCTGTCACGGCGGCGACGGCGGAGGAGCCCAATGAGTTGACGGACGCCTGGAGAATGACGCTCCCGATGGCCGTGATGGAATACTGCAGCCCCATCGGCACGCCGTTGGCGCAGAGCGGTTTCCACAATGCCGTCCGCACTTTCTTCTCATCCGCCGTGGAATTCAGCACGGGATACTTGCGCTTCATGTACCACAGGCAGGCGAATCCGGAGACTCCTTGGGAAAGGATCGTGGCATAGGCCGCACCCGCCACATCCCAGTGGAAGACCAGGATGAACAAGAGATCCAGGAAAATGTTCAGAACGGAGGAGAAGACCAGGAAGTACAGCGGCGTCTTGCTGTCCCCCAGCGCACGGATGATGCCGGAGACCATGTTGTACAGGATGGACAGCGGGATGCCCAGGAAGATGATGCGGATGTAGATCGTCGCCCGGTCCATGATGTCGTCCGGCGTGGACAGCAACGCCAAAAACGGCCGGCAGGTCAGGACGGTCAGCACCGTCATGCCGATGGAGAACAGGATACACAGCTGTTTGGTATTGGACACGTACTTGCGCATCAACGAATAGTCCTTCGCCCCGAACCGTTGGGCGATGGGGATGGTGAAGCCTGCGCACAGCCCCATGCAGAATCCGTTGATCATGAAATTCATCGAACCGGTCGAACCGACGGCCGCCAATGCCGCAACTCCCAGGCTTTTTCCTACAATAATGGTATCCACCACCGTGTAGAACTGCTGGAACAACGCACCCAGCCATACGGGGAGCAAAAATGAGAGGATCAGCCCCATCGGGCGTCCTTCGGTAAGGTCCTTGGTCATGCAATCGAAATGTAGGGGAAAACCGTTCCCTCTGCAAGAGGGTACCATATGTTTTCCCGATGAAAGGGGATCCCGAGGAGAAGCTGGAGGGGTTTGCCCTGCAAACCCCAACCTCGAGACCCCCGAACAGGAATTCCGCTCAGCTCTGGAACTTCCAGATGAAGTCGTCGACCATCAACTGATGTTCCAGATCCTCCGGCTTGGTGTCAGCGGTCAGATGGACGAATTCGATGCCCATGATCCTCGCCCAATCGCGCATCATTTCGGCCGTCACATCGTAGCTGAGCACCGTGTGGTGGGATCCCCCTGCGGTGATCCAGCACTCCAACGCCGTCTCGAACTCACCGGGGGACTTCCACATCACCCGGGCGACGGGAAGATTCGGCATGTCCAAAATCGGCTTGACGCATTCGATGTCCTGGCAGATCATCCGCATCCGCCCGCCCAAGTCAATCAAAGAGACGAACACCGCCTTCCCCGCCTTGCCTTCGAACACCAGACGTGCGGGATCTTCCTTTCCACCGATCCCAAGCGGATGCACCTCCACACGGGGTCGACCCTCGGCGATGGACGGACAAACTTCCAGCATGTGGGCGCCCAGACTGTATTTCTTCCCCGGGGCGAGATGGTAGGTGTACACCTCCATGAACGCCGAACTGCCGTTCTCCTTCAACCCCATCTTCTTCATCACGGCGGTCATGGCACTGACCTTCCAATCCCCTTCGGCGCCGTAGCCATATCCTTGGGAAAGAAGGTGCTGGGTTGCCAGTCCGGGAAGCTGCCGCATGCCGTACAGATCCTGGAACGTATTGGTGAACGCGCCGCACCCTTCGGCATCCAGCATCCGGCGCATGCCGATCTCTTCCCGTGCCTGGTAACGGATGGCGTCGATGTTGTCCGTGTTGAAGTCGTAGGAGGCGCGATAGGTGTCCATCAGGGCATCGACGTCCTTGTCCGTCACGTTCTCCATGTATGCGTCCAGATCCCCGACCGGCCAGGTGTTCACCTCCCAGCCGAACTTCTTCTGCGCCTCAATCTTGTCCCCTTCGGTTACGGCGACATCCCGCATGTTGTCTCCGAAGCGCATCACTTTCAACGAACGGGACGCAGCCACGCCGACGCACACCCGCATCCAGTCGGCAAGCCGCGTCTGGACGCTTTCTTCCTTCCAGAACCCGGCGATCACCTTGCGAGGCTTGCGAAGCCGCGCTCCGATGAACCCATGCTCCCGGTCCCCATGGGCTGCCTGGTTGAGGTTCATGAAATCCATGTCAATTTCTTCGTTGGGGATGTCCCGGTTGTACTGGGTGGCCAGATGGCACCACGGTTTCTGCAGGTTCTCCAACGCGTTCAGCCACATCTTGCTCGGACTGAACGTATGGCACCAGGTGACGATGCCCAGACACTCCGGACGATAGTTCGCCTCCCTGACAAAGTCAGAGAGCTCCTTGCTTGTCTTCGCCGTACCTTTGTAGACCAATGCGTAGGGAAGATGGCGGGACAACTCGCCTGCCATTTCCTTGCCACGCGCCTCGACCGTATCCAGCACTTCCGGACCATACAAAAATTGGGATCCGATCACCAGCCAGAATTCCTTTTTCATTGTGCATCCCCCTTCTTCGCCCCGTGTTTCCGATTGAGCACCAAGCTCTGGACCACCAGGAACAGACAAATCATGATAGCGACCGTGATGTTGGTCCACCACGCCTCATCCAACCCCAGCGACGTCACGATGTTCTTGATGGTGCTGAGGCTCAAGACGCCGAACAACGTACCGATGATGTTCCCCACACCACCGGTGAGCATCGTCCCTCCGATGATCGAAGAGGCGATGGCGTTCATTTCCGCTCCCGTCGCGTGGCTCGGAGAACCCGAACCGACATGGAGGAAGTAGACGAAGCCTCCGATACCGGCCAGCAAACTGCACATCAGGTAAGCGATGAACTTCGTCCTCCGGGCATTGACCCCCAGCATGATGGCGCTCTGCAAGCTGCCGCCGACCGCATAGAACGAACGGCCGAGCTTCGTCCAACGAAGGATGAAGAAGAGCACCGCCACCACAAGGAGCGCCACCACCACCCCGATCTCCACATAGGCGGGCACGTACTTGCCCAGCTTGTTCACCGCTCCCATGAACGGTACGTGAAGCCGAGTAGCCTTCAAGGCTTGAAACGCCGCGTTCTTCACGTTGAACTGGGTGTTGTTCACGATGGTCGTCATGCCTTTGGCGAAAAACATGCCGGCCAGCGTCACGATGAACGGCTGGATGTCCAGGAACGCCACCAGGAACCCCTGGACGATCCCATAGGCAAGCCCGATGCCCAGGGCGAGCATCGCGGCGGAAAAGACCGTCCCCCCATGATAGTCAAGATGCACCGCGCAGCTCATGCAGACCAACGCCGTCAACGTCCCGACGGAAATATCGATGCCTCCGGTGATCATTACCAGACTCATGCCGCAGGATAGGATGATCAACGCGGCGTTCTCGTTCAGAATGTTGAAGAATGCCTGGGGCTTGCGGAATCCCGCCCCCAGGAAGACCACCGCGGCAAGATACATCAGAAAGAACACCACGATGGTGATGAACAGAAGCATGTTGGTGTCCGACAAACTGGTGAACCAATTGGTTCGTGTCTTGGTCGTTTTCATTTTGCCATCCCCTCAGGTACGGTCTTCCGCGGAGAAATCCGCAGATGGCCTGTTTTGCTTTGGCAAGGAGCCGACGCACCGTCGGCGTGCTCAGCACGACGAGGATGATGACCACCACCGCCTTGTACGCGGGAAGCGCGCTGGAGGAGACATTGAACTTGTACAGCGTCGTCGTCAGGAACTGGATGACGTAGGCGCCCAGGATGGAGGCGCCCATGTTGAATTTGCCGCCGGCCAGAGAGTTGCCTCCCAACGCTACGGCAAGGATCGCGTCCATTTCGATGTCCTTGGCGATGACCGAATAGTTGATCGTGGAGAACCGTGACACCTTGATGAAGCCTGCTACGGCGACGCACAGGCCAAGAATCACATAGGTGAGCAGCTTGACCGTCTTGGGGTTGATGCCGTTCAGCCGGGACGCGCTGGCGTTGATGCCCACCGCCTGGGAGTACAATCCCAGATTGGTGCGCTTCAGCACCAGACTGATGACGATCATGCAGATGATGGCGATGAACACCGGAGTAGGGATCGGAATGCCGGGAATGTAATTGCCGAAGTATCCGAACCTCGGATCACTGATGATCGGGAGTTCGTTGTTGTTGATCCACGCACCGATGGAACGACCGGCGGTGTACAGGATCAACGTGGCGACCATCGGCTGGATGTTGAAATAGGCGACCAGCACGCCGTTGAACGCGCCGAAAAGCATCGCCACCATGCAACTGACCAAGAACGCCACGATGATCGGCGCCTGCAGCGTCTCAGGACGGGAATTGGTGCCGCACAGCACCCGGAGCACCACGCTTCCGCTGATGGCGATCGCCGCGCCGACACTGATGTCCTGTCCTCCGGAGGAGGCGGTGACCAGCGTCATGCCGATGGCAAGGATCACCAGCTCGGACGCGTTGTCCAGAATGGTGATGAGATAGCCGGAAAGCACCGGATACCCTGCGTTGTTCTGGGAGAGCGTGATCTTGAAAAACGACGGATCGGCGATCAGATTGAACACGACCAGCCCCAACAACGCCGCCAGCGGAATGAAAATCTGCTTGTTCGACCCTCTGAATGGATTTCTTCCTTTCATTTCTTGCCATCCCCCCCTGCGATCGTCATCATGATGGTATTCTGGTTCATGCGGTCCCCAGAGAGTTCCCCGACCATTTTCCGGTCCCGCATGACAATGAGCCGTGTGCAGGTACGGAGCATTTCATCAATTTCCGAAGAGATGAACGTCACGCTCTTTCCCTGTTCTTCCGCAAGCCTTCTGACCAGCTTCTGGATCTCCACCTTCGTCCCGATGTCAATGCCACGGGTAGGCTCGTCCAAGATCAGGAAATCCGGATTAGCCAGAAGCCACCGGGACAGGATCACTTTCTGCTGGTTGCCACCGGAAAGCGACTTCACCGGCGTATCCTGCGATGCCGTCTTGATATCAAGCAACTTGATGTACTTTTCAGCGAACTGCTGTGCCTGGGAGTATTTGATGGGATGTCCGAATCCCTTGAGGACCTGCAGCGCCAGGATGATGTTGTCCCGTACGGACAAATCCCCGATGATGCCATCGTTCTTCCGGTCCTCGGGAAGATAGCTGATGCCACTTCGCATCGCGTCGATCGGTTTGGCGATCTTCACCTTCTTTCCATTGACCTTCACCACACCGCCGAGCACATGGTCGGCGCCATAGATGGCCCGGACACATTCGCTTCTGCCCGACCCGAGGAGACCGGTGAACCCATTCACTTCTCCTTTTGGGCACGATCTTCGTGCCATTACCCAAAACGTGTACGTTAACGGATGTACAACTTTATTGTAGGCCTCGTTTTTCCCAGCTGTCAACAAAAATTATCGGGAGTTGTCAAAATCCTGCCTATCCCCTCCTTCCGGTTGACAATTCCTGGTATTCCACAGATGCTAAAAGCAGTGAGGTGCACATGAAACGTATCATCCTGCTTCTCGTAGCGGTATCTCTGGCCTGTTCCATGGCATTCGCCGATTACCTGTACGACCAACCAGACTCCCTTCTCGGAGTCCGCTCTGGGATGACCTGGGCATATCAAAATGACACCCGAACCCCGTTGTTCGACGCGGAAGTGAAACTGATCAAATTCCTTTCCGCCGACCTTACCAAAGGTTTTGCCGTGGGGCTGGGTATGGAAAAACCACTGAGCGGGACCAACCAAAATGATCTTCTGTTCCTCACCGACCTGGGGTTCGTGCAGCGGAAATTCATCAACCAGCAACTGTGGCTTGCGGGGGAGCTCGGCATGTTCGTCCGGCTTCGTTCCCATCAGGGGACCCTGTCGGCAGCATACGGACCCATGGGGGACGTTTCCCTCACCCTCGCCTTGAACCAGGATGCCAATCTTTCCGGTGGCGGTACCATACGGTTCCCATTGGGCGGAGAGGATGCAGACGGCATCGCCATCTCCCCATACCTGATGGTTACGCTTCGATTCTGAGGAAAAAAGAATGGTCATTTATTTCAGCGGTACAGGAAACAGCAGGTTCGGAGCGCGCATCATCGCCCAGACGCTGGGAGACGAACTCTGCTCTCTGACGGATATGCTGCGTGACAAAACCAAGGGGCTCCACTCGGAGAAACCGTGGGTGTTCATCACCCCAACCTATGCCTGGCGGATGCCACGCTTCGTCGATGCGTGGATACGACGCACCACGTTCACCGGCAGCACCAAGGCGTACTTCGTCATGACCGCAGGCGGTGGTGTTGGCTCCGCCGGAAGGTGGCTCCAGCTTCTCTGCAAGGCAAAAGGATGGGAATACAAAGGGCCTTGGCGCCGTCCGCATGGGTGAGAATTACCTGGCGTTGTTCCCTGTCCCCACGTCGGAACAAGGGCTGCGGATGGCGCAGACACGCCGCACCCGCTTTGAGAAATTCGCCCATACCATCCAGGAAGGGGGAGTGATTGAGACGGACCGCTCGATGACCCGCATGGGATGGCAGAGTTACGTCACCAATCCGTTCTTCTATGCGTTCATCGTCAAGGACAAAGGATTCTGGACCACCTCAGCCTGCATCCACTGCGGAAAATGCGCCACCGCCTGCCCGCTGGAGAACATCACCATGGCAGGCGGGAATCCCCGGTGGAACGGCAATTGCACCCACTGCATGGCCTGCATCACCACCTGCCCCGTCCAGGCCATCGAATACAAGCACGCCACCCAAGGGAAACCCCGGTATCATTTGGATTGATCAGGCACAAAGCGTGCCAGCACCAAGGCATTCCCATGGCTGTCACGCTTCCACCCTACGATGTCCTTTGGCTGCAACGCTAATGGTGCGCTGACCGTCTCCGTCCCATCCGACAGCAGGACGACGAGCTGATGGGTGGTGGGGATGAAATAGGCAGGGTTCCCCTGCACATCCCCCACCTTGATGCGCCCCGTTCCCTGAGGGATGACGGGTCCGTCTCCATAGGGGAACAACGAAGAGAGGATCTGTACCTCCGCCGTCTGGATGGCCACATCACGTCCTGAAGAACCATCGCCACCACGCTTTCCCCATCCGATGGTGTACATCACCCCATTTTCAGCGGGAACAACCTTCCCCACTCCGTCAAACGATTGGACGGGAAGGACAAACGGACCATCCCCATCGGGAAAGTGAAGATACCGGATGTCATCTTTGTCATAGCTGACCGAAGAAGGGATCCGGGCGGCCAGCCAGCCCTGCCGCTCTTCCACCACCTCCACCAGGGCCAAAGGCACGATAGGCGCTTCTTCCGTCCGCAACGTATTCCCGTCCAATGTGATCCGATGGGAGATTATTCCCGTCCTGCTCGTCATAGTGGAATGAAACGGAGGCGGGATAAGCATTGGTAACCAATTGCTCTCGTGTCACCGTCCGTAGCTGCGCTCCCAACAGCCGGCGTGCATCCGTTTCCAGTGAGGCTCATCCGATCCCGTCACCACCGACATACAAGGACCCGTCGCACTCTCAGCGACCACGCCCTGGCTGGAGTGACACCCCCTCATCCGTCACATACCCGACGGATGACGTCTTGACGTCTGCCGATGACTCCTTCACCGGTTCAGGCACCACCGTTTCTTCCACCGATGGTTGTTTTTTGCATCCTACGACAAACGTCAGGACGCCCAACAGGATGATCACTCCACGTAGTTTGCTTTTCATGGGATCATCGTACCGGGAAACCCGACAAAAAGGAACGGGGAGACTCAGCTACACTCCTGATTGATGGAAGCGATCAAACGGGGAAGCTGAGGCTCGAACTTCACTCCATACCAGTGCTGGGGATCATCCACCGTCCCTTCAATGCAGGAGAGGGTGTAGTCCGCGGCGATGCGCGCCGCGTCAAACAACGGGATGCCCCTGAGCAGGGAGCCTACGAACGCCGAGGCGAACACATCCCCCGTCCCATGACAGCTCCGTTCGATCTTCCGATGGCGGTACAGTTTCCTCTCCTTCCCGTCGGCGACGATCACGCCGGTCACCCCAGGTTCCAGGCTGACGCCTTTGAGAATCACCGTCTGCATGCCAAGCGAGGCAAGCGCATCAAGCAACCCATCAATGTAGGCTTGGTCGTATGTTTCCCGATAGGGAAGCCCGGTCATCAGAGAAGCCTCGGTGATGTTGGGCAGCACGATGTCTCCACTGGCGCATAGTCCCGTCATCGCCTTGACGAAGGGAACGTCAAATCCGGGATACAGGTTTCCGTTGTCCGCCATGGCGGGATCGATGATTCGTTTGGCTCCCGGTCTCCCCATGGAGGAGAGGATATCCTTCACATAGGAAATCTGCTTCACGCTGCCAAGATATCCGGTGTAGAAGGCGTCAAACAGGATGCCTTCCTTCTCCCAATGTTTCTGAATCAACGGAATATCCTCCGTCAGATC
The window above is part of the Sphaerochaeta sp. genome. Proteins encoded here:
- a CDS encoding sugar ABC transporter permease YjfF (membrane component of a putative sugar ABC transporter system) — encoded protein: MSLVMITGGIDISVGTLTALVCMSCAVHLDYHGGTVFSAAMLALGIGLAYGIVQGFLVAFLDIQPFIVTLAGMFFAKGMTTIVNNTQFNVKNAAFQALKATRLHVPFMGAVNKLGKYVPAYVEIGVVVALLVVAVLFFILRWTKLGRSFYAVGGSLQSAIMLGVNARRTKFIAYLMCSLLAGIGGFVYFLHVGSGSPSHATGAEMNAIASSIIGGTMLTGGVGNIIGTLFGVLSLSTIKNIVTSLGLDEAWWTNITVAIMICLFLVVQSLVLNRKHGAKKGDAQ
- the araA gene encoding L-arabinose isomerase — its product is MKKEFWLVIGSQFLYGPEVLDTVEARGKEMAGELSRHLPYALVYKGTAKTSKELSDFVREANYRPECLGIVTWCHTFSPSKMWLNALENLQKPWCHLATQYNRDIPNEEIDMDFMNLNQAAHGDREHGFIGARLRKPRKVIAGFWKEESVQTRLADWMRVCVGVAASRSLKVMRFGDNMRDVAVTEGDKIEAQKKFGWEVNTWPVGDLDAYMENVTDKDVDALMDTYRASYDFNTDNIDAIRYQAREEIGMRRMLDAEGCGAFTNTFQDLYGMRQLPGLATQHLLSQGYGYGAEGDWKVSAMTAVMKKMGLKENGSSAFMEVYTYHLAPGKKYSLGAHMLEVCPSIAEGRPRVEVHPLGIGGKEDPARLVFEGKAGKAVFVSLIDLGGRMRMICQDIECVKPILDMPNLPVARVMWKSPGEFETALECWITAGGSHHTVLSYDVTAEMMRDWARIMGIEFVHLTADTKPEDLEHQLMVDDFIWKFQS
- a CDS encoding ABC transporter permease; protein product: MKGRNPFRGSNKQIFIPLAALLGLVVFNLIADPSFFKITLSQNNAGYPVLSGYLITILDNASELVILAIGMTLVTASSGGQDISVGAAIAISGSVVLRVLCGTNSRPETLQAPIIVAFLVSCMVAMLFGAFNGVLVAYFNIQPMVATLILYTAGRSIGAWINNNELPIISDPRFGYFGNYIPGIPIPTPVFIAIICMIVISLVLKRTNLGLYSQAVGINASASRLNGINPKTVKLLTYVILGLCVAVAGFIKVSRFSTINYSVIAKDIEMDAILAVALGGNSLAGGKFNMGASILGAYVIQFLTTTLYKFNVSSSALPAYKAVVVIILVVLSTPTVRRLLAKAKQAICGFLRGRPYLRGWQNENDQDTNQLVHQFVGHQHASVHHHRGVLSDVSCRGGLPGGGIPQAPGILQHSERERRVDHPILRHESGNDHRRHRYFRRDVDGVGLHELRGAS
- a CDS encoding ATP-binding cassette domain-containing protein, giving the protein MARRSCPKGEVNGFTGLLGSGRSECVRAIYGADHVLGGVVKVNGKKVKIAKPIDAMRSGISYLPEDRKNDGIIGDLSVRDNIILALQVLKGFGHPIKYSQAQQFAEKYIKLLDIKTASQDTPVKSLSGGNQQKVILSRWLLANPDFLILDEPTRGIDIGTKVEIQKLVRRLAEEQGKSVTFISSEIDEMLRTCTRLIVMRDRKMVGELSGDRMNQNTIMMTIAGGDGKK
- a CDS encoding pyridoxamine kinase; the protein is MAYLRVLTIQDISCVGQCSLTVALPIISACGLEACPLPSAVLSTHTGGFKGYTFRDLTEDIPLIQKHWEKEGILFDAFYTGYLGSVKQISYVKDILSSMGRPGAKRIIDPAMADNGNLYPGFDVPFVKAMTGLCASGDIVLPNITEASLMTGLPYRETYDQAYIDGLLDALASLGMQTVILKGVSLEPGVTGVIVADGKERKLYRHRKIERSCHGTGDVFASAFVGSLLRGIPLFDAARIAADYTLSCIEGTVDDPQHWYGVKFEPQLPRLIASINQECS